From Corynebacterium sp. BD556, the proteins below share one genomic window:
- a CDS encoding transposase — translation MMKKFKKHTPEQIVVKLEKATKLKAEGKTNADVARQLQISEATLARWSKTYGQMDRTQARELKALRDENAKLKKLLGEAELEKAALKELAEGNF, via the coding sequence ATGATGAAGAAGTTTAAGAAACACACCCCGGAACAGATTGTGGTCAAGCTCGAGAAAGCTACCAAGCTCAAGGCGGAAGGTAAGACCAACGCCGATGTGGCTCGTCAGCTACAGATCAGTGAGGCAACTCTTGCTCGGTGGTCGAAGACGTACGGGCAGATGGACCGAACTCAAGCCAGGGAGCTTAAAGCGCTGCGTGATGAAAACGCCAAGCTCAAGAAGTTGTTGGGCGAAGCCGAGTTGGAGAAGGCTGCGCTCAAGGAGTTGGCTGAGGGAAACTTCTAA
- a CDS encoding YPDG domain-containing protein — protein MPIPNQQAAARELLTDHPEYIAETVSTKTTGDGYYAVRFNEATFTNETKSYMFGFVRDPEGRIVKTYSPFIEQLYVRPNDKLGVTPQTVPAANLVANPMWYNLNFAIIPYADVDLRITNFNTTDRPAHPGQTALIDVTGILPPSAGEATNRIVWTNSAGAELKVCENITTLAQANECTLTIPNNAQPGEIIRATLYYGDAPLAADSLIVANEPMNKTFDPKYDLTRVVPGRPATSAPNYGKDAVGNDIVPPAGTKYAIKQDYVKPAGYSVEIDENTGVITVMAPQSLDKDTIEQFDVPVVVTYSDNSVDNTDAPFQLDTDGDDDPDVTDPDDDNDGVPDGDEIDAGTNPKDPDQSAYYDPTYDLTLVVPGTPATSAPKFKNKAGNDVAAPEGAKYAIKEGYVKPAGYSVEIDENTGVITVMAPQSLDKDTIEQFDVPVVVTYSDNSVDNTDAPFQLDTDGDGDPDVTDPDDDNDGVPDGDEIDAGTNPKDPDQSAYYDPTYDLTLVVPGTPATSAPKFKNKAGNDVAAPQGAKYAIKQGYVKPAGYSVEIDENTGVITVMAPQSLDKDTIEQFDVPVVVTYSDNSVDNTDAPFQLDTDGDGDPDVTDPDDDNDGYPDGEEIDAGSNPKDPDSVPGKPNWEDTSTTPDRPVTLPNVGAKVPEGSTVATTGPGSARLEGDGSLVVTPSGEAKPGDKIVIVVNNKNGRELDTVTVTIVAPAQAPDWNDTSTTPDRPVTIPNVGGKVPEGTTTVTTGPGTAVLDGNGSLVVTPSQGAKPGDKIVIVVRDNDDKVIDTVTVTIVEPAQAPDWNDTSTTPDRPVTIPNVGGKVPEGTTVVATGPGTAVLDGNGSLVVTPSGAAKPGDKIVIVVRGNDDKIIDTVTVTIVAPAQDPNWNDTSTTPDQPVTIPNVGGKVPEGTTVVTTGPGTAVLDGNGSLVVTPSQGAKPGDKIVIVVRDKDDKVIDTVTVTIVEPTKGSSLDEDQLGRCIATSLGFGLPLLGLIPLAIASEMQIPGLAPITDQINSQLADFNAMIQQRLGLFDPALAAQAEQIDNELRKFGLNLSQAIGSLAAISAVVLVGLVIADACTPGGLGSSDNNQQAGSSLDVIGGSSQEGIDKISSENNLGSGEGNTNGGSSSLGSS, from the coding sequence TTGCCCATTCCGAACCAGCAAGCGGCTGCTCGCGAACTGTTGACTGATCATCCGGAGTATATCGCTGAGACAGTTTCGACTAAGACCACGGGGGATGGCTACTACGCTGTTCGCTTCAATGAGGCAACCTTCACGAATGAGACCAAGAGCTACATGTTCGGTTTCGTGCGCGATCCTGAAGGAAGGATTGTCAAGACGTACTCGCCGTTTATTGAGCAGTTGTATGTCCGGCCGAACGATAAGTTGGGGGTTACGCCGCAGACTGTTCCGGCGGCAAACCTTGTTGCCAACCCGATGTGGTACAACCTGAACTTCGCTATCATTCCGTACGCGGATGTTGATTTGCGGATTACGAACTTCAATACCACTGATCGTCCGGCTCACCCTGGGCAGACCGCGCTTATTGATGTCACGGGTATTTTGCCGCCGTCTGCAGGTGAGGCTACTAACCGTATTGTGTGGACGAACTCTGCGGGTGCTGAGCTGAAGGTGTGTGAAAACATCACCACTCTCGCCCAGGCGAATGAATGCACCTTGACGATTCCGAATAATGCTCAGCCTGGTGAGATTATTCGCGCCACGTTGTACTACGGGGATGCCCCCTTGGCGGCGGATTCGCTTATCGTGGCGAATGAGCCGATGAACAAAACTTTCGACCCGAAGTATGATTTGACGCGCGTTGTTCCGGGTAGGCCTGCAACCTCGGCGCCGAATTACGGCAAGGATGCTGTTGGCAATGACATCGTTCCGCCTGCGGGGACGAAGTACGCCATCAAGCAAGACTATGTCAAGCCGGCGGGTTATTCCGTTGAGATTGATGAGAACACCGGTGTGATCACGGTGATGGCTCCGCAGTCTTTGGATAAGGACACCATTGAGCAGTTCGATGTTCCGGTTGTGGTGACGTATTCGGATAATTCGGTGGATAACACTGATGCGCCGTTCCAGTTGGATACTGATGGTGATGATGACCCAGATGTCACGGATCCGGATGATGACAATGATGGTGTTCCGGATGGGGACGAGATTGATGCGGGTACGAACCCGAAGGATCCGGACCAGTCTGCGTACTACGACCCGACGTATGATTTGACGCTTGTTGTTCCGGGTACGCCTGCAACCTCGGCGCCGAAGTTTAAGAACAAGGCCGGTAATGATGTTGCAGCGCCTGAAGGTGCGAAGTACGCCATCAAGGAAGGCTATGTCAAGCCGGCGGGTTATTCCGTTGAGATTGATGAGAACACCGGTGTGATCACGGTGATGGCTCCGCAGTCTTTGGATAAGGACACCATTGAGCAGTTCGATGTTCCGGTTGTGGTGACGTATTCGGATAATTCGGTGGATAACACTGATGCGCCGTTCCAGTTGGATACTGATGGTGATGGTGACCCTGATGTCACGGATCCGGATGATGACAATGATGGTGTTCCGGATGGGGACGAGATTGATGCGGGTACGAACCCGAAGGATCCGGACCAGTCTGCGTACTACGACCCGACGTATGATTTGACGCTTGTTGTTCCGGGTACGCCTGCAACCTCGGCGCCGAAGTTTAAGAACAAGGCCGGTAATGATGTTGCAGCGCCTCAAGGTGCGAAGTACGCCATCAAGCAAGGCTATGTCAAGCCGGCGGGTTATTCCGTTGAGATTGATGAGAACACCGGTGTGATCACGGTGATGGCTCCGCAGTCTTTGGATAAGGACACCATTGAGCAGTTCGATGTTCCGGTTGTGGTGACGTATTCGGATAATTCGGTGGATAACACTGATGCGCCGTTCCAGTTGGATACTGATGGTGATGGTGACCCTGATGTCACGGATCCGGACGATGACAATGATGGCTACCCGGACGGCGAAGAAATCGATGCGGGTTCGAACCCGAAGGATCCGGATAGTGTTCCTGGCAAGCCGAATTGGGAGGACACTTCCACTACCCCGGATCGGCCGGTGACGCTTCCGAACGTGGGCGCTAAGGTTCCGGAAGGCTCGACTGTTGCGACCACTGGTCCGGGCAGTGCACGCCTAGAGGGAGATGGCAGCTTGGTTGTCACTCCGTCGGGGGAGGCTAAGCCGGGCGACAAGATTGTCATTGTGGTTAACAACAAGAACGGCAGGGAGCTCGACACGGTTACCGTGACGATCGTTGCACCTGCGCAGGCTCCGGATTGGAATGACACTTCCACTACTCCGGATCGGCCGGTGACGATTCCGAACGTGGGCGGTAAGGTTCCGGAAGGAACGACTACTGTGACCACTGGTCCGGGTACGGCTGTGCTTGACGGCAATGGCAGCTTGGTTGTCACTCCGTCACAGGGTGCTAAGCCGGGCGACAAGATTGTCATTGTGGTTAGGGACAATGACGATAAGGTCATTGACACGGTTACCGTGACGATCGTTGAGCCTGCGCAGGCTCCGGATTGGAATGACACTTCCACTACTCCGGATCGGCCGGTGACGATTCCGAACGTGGGCGGTAAGGTTCCGGAAGGAACGACTGTTGTGGCCACTGGTCCGGGTACGGCTGTGCTTGACGGCAATGGCAGCTTGGTTGTCACTCCGTCGGGGGCTGCTAAGCCGGGCGACAAGATTGTCATTGTGGTTAGGGGCAATGACGATAAGATCATCGACACGGTTACGGTGACGATCGTTGCACCTGCGCAGGACCCGAATTGGAATGACACTTCCACTACTCCGGATCAGCCGGTGACGATTCCGAACGTGGGCGGTAAGGTTCCGGAAGGAACGACTGTTGTGACCACTGGTCCGGGTACGGCTGTGCTTGACGGCAATGGCAGCTTGGTTGTCACTCCGTCACAGGGTGCTAAGCCGGGCGACAAGATTGTCATTGTGGTCAGGGACAAAGACGATAAGGTCATTGACACGGTTACCGTGACGATCGTTGAGCCGACTAAGGGCTCTAGCTTGGATGAGGATCAGCTTGGCCGTTGTATCGCTACGAGCCTTGGTTTTGGTCTTCCGTTGCTGGGCTTGATTCCGCTTGCGATTGCTTCGGAGATGCAGATTCCGGGTCTGGCCCCGATCACGGATCAGATCAACTCGCAGCTTGCGGATTTCAACGCGATGATTCAGCAGCGTTTGGGTCTGTTTGATCCGGCTCTTGCTGCGCAGGCTGAGCAGATCGACAACGAGTTGCGTAAGTTTGGTCTGAACCTTTCGCAGGCGATTGGTAGCCTCGCGGCGATCAGTGCTGTGGTGCTTGTTGGCCTCGTTATCGCGGATGCGTGTACTCCGGGTGGTCTTGGTTCTTCGGATAATAATCAGCAGGCTGGATCGTCCTTGGATGTGATTGGTGGTTCTTCGCAGGAGGGGATTGATAAGATTTCCTCTGAGAACAACTTGGGGTCTGGTGAGGGTAATACCAACGGTGGTTCTTCCTCGTTGGGATCTTCCTAG
- a CDS encoding IS256 family transposase, translated as MTTVTTKKNHDQDKINEISEKLMENPELAKLIGELSTSTGDASDLVKGLLQASINAGLQAEMDAHLGYRHSDRKMKAQVEPTQGGNHRNGSYTKTVNSGYGTLEVTVPRDRCGTFTPQMVPKGARRLTELDDMIISLYAGGMTVRDIQHHLGSTLGVDMSPDTISTITDAVLDEVMIWQNRQLDEFYPVIFLDALRVKIRDGHRVVNKACYMAVGIDIDGIKRILGLWIADNEGAALWASVCADLANRGVQDVFIVCCDGLKGLAEAVEATWPNSMVQTCIVHLIRAANRWVSYQDRKAVSSALRAIYTAANEDTARASLDAFETSELGQKYPQSVKVWRDAWERFVPFLQFPPAARKVLYTTNSIESLNAELRKATRNRGQFPNDTAAVKTLWLMICNIEDKRAAKRAKQAKRAVECNGYVEGAKANGWKQAINQLAVAYPNRFAEYL; from the coding sequence ATGACAACGGTGACAACGAAGAAAAACCATGACCAGGACAAGATCAACGAGATCAGCGAGAAGCTGATGGAAAATCCTGAGCTCGCCAAGCTGATTGGCGAGTTGTCGACGTCCACCGGTGACGCCAGTGACCTGGTCAAAGGTCTGTTGCAGGCGTCGATTAACGCTGGTCTGCAGGCGGAAATGGATGCCCATTTGGGCTACCGTCATTCCGACCGGAAGATGAAGGCCCAGGTTGAACCAACACAGGGTGGTAACCACCGCAACGGGTCGTACACCAAGACGGTTAACTCTGGTTACGGCACGTTGGAAGTGACTGTACCCAGGGATCGTTGCGGCACGTTTACGCCCCAGATGGTGCCCAAGGGCGCACGCCGGCTGACAGAGCTCGATGACATGATCATCTCGCTGTACGCCGGTGGGATGACAGTGCGTGATATTCAGCACCATCTTGGGTCCACCCTGGGGGTGGATATGAGCCCGGATACGATCAGCACCATTACCGATGCAGTCTTAGACGAGGTCATGATCTGGCAGAACCGTCAGCTCGACGAGTTTTACCCAGTAATCTTCCTTGATGCGCTACGCGTGAAGATCCGCGATGGCCACCGTGTAGTCAACAAGGCGTGCTACATGGCGGTGGGCATCGACATCGACGGTATCAAGCGCATCCTGGGTTTGTGGATTGCTGATAATGAAGGCGCCGCCTTGTGGGCATCGGTGTGCGCAGATCTGGCCAACCGTGGCGTCCAGGATGTCTTCATCGTCTGCTGTGATGGGCTTAAAGGCTTAGCGGAAGCCGTGGAGGCGACCTGGCCGAATTCGATGGTGCAGACCTGCATCGTGCACCTGATCCGGGCGGCGAACCGGTGGGTGTCCTATCAGGACCGAAAAGCTGTCTCCAGCGCGTTACGTGCGATCTACACGGCCGCAAACGAAGATACCGCCCGTGCCAGCTTAGATGCGTTCGAAACCTCTGAGCTTGGCCAGAAATACCCGCAGTCGGTGAAGGTGTGGCGTGATGCGTGGGAACGGTTCGTGCCGTTTTTGCAGTTCCCGCCAGCAGCGCGCAAGGTGTTGTACACCACGAATTCGATCGAGTCACTTAACGCTGAGCTGCGCAAAGCTACCCGGAATCGGGGCCAGTTCCCGAACGATACAGCGGCTGTGAAGACGCTTTGGCTGATGATTTGCAACATCGAAGACAAACGCGCTGCCAAACGCGCGAAGCAAGCCAAGCGCGCCGTTGAGTGCAACGGGTATGTTGAAGGAGCAAAGGCCAATGGCTGGAAGCAAGCCATCAACCAACTAGCTGTGGCATACCCCAACCGATTCGCGGAGTACTTGTAA
- the istA gene encoding IS21 family transposase, producing MISLEEWAQIRYLRGQGLSLRKIAAEVGCAKKTVEKALASDSPPCYKPRDAKGTSFDPFEPQVRELLTETPQLNAKVLAQRVGWTGSDSWFRKHVARIRTEYMPADPVDTLTHAPGREIQCDLTFAPGGLPDADGVYRALPVLVMAASHSRFAAACVLPSRTTDDLIAGMWQLITRDFQAVPDRLVWDHESGIGKAKLCEPVAAFGGALCCRIVQTPPRDPESKGIVERTNGYMKRSFFPGRRFSDPVDVQAQLDEWFTTIANARVHTTLKATPADLFAADQRAMRPLPPYPPVFGVRPAVRLPRNYYVTVDTNQYSVDPTFIDRLVTVRSTLDEIAVTGPHGEPAAVHPRHWGQHKVITDPAHAQTARAMRRDLATAGERFQPDTAVDIADLSIYDHIA from the coding sequence GTGATTTCATTGGAGGAATGGGCGCAGATCCGGTACCTGCGTGGGCAGGGTCTGTCATTGAGGAAGATCGCGGCCGAAGTGGGCTGTGCGAAGAAGACGGTGGAGAAGGCTTTGGCTTCAGATTCGCCGCCTTGTTACAAGCCACGGGATGCCAAAGGCACGAGTTTCGATCCGTTTGAACCGCAGGTCAGGGAACTTCTCACGGAAACACCGCAGCTTAATGCCAAGGTGTTGGCTCAGCGAGTGGGCTGGACAGGCTCGGATTCATGGTTTCGCAAACACGTTGCCAGGATCCGGACTGAGTATATGCCCGCCGACCCAGTCGATACCCTTACTCACGCCCCGGGGCGTGAGATCCAATGTGATCTCACTTTTGCACCGGGTGGACTACCTGATGCTGATGGGGTCTACCGCGCGTTGCCGGTGTTGGTGATGGCAGCCTCGCATTCTCGTTTCGCTGCGGCGTGTGTGCTTCCCTCGCGCACGACTGATGACTTGATCGCCGGGATGTGGCAGTTGATAACACGTGATTTCCAAGCGGTACCAGATCGGCTCGTGTGGGATCACGAGTCCGGGATTGGCAAGGCGAAGCTGTGCGAGCCTGTTGCCGCATTCGGCGGGGCGCTGTGCTGCAGAATCGTTCAGACCCCACCGCGGGACCCGGAATCTAAAGGCATCGTCGAGCGCACCAACGGGTACATGAAGCGTTCCTTCTTCCCCGGGCGCCGGTTCAGCGACCCGGTGGATGTGCAAGCCCAACTTGATGAGTGGTTCACCACAATCGCCAACGCACGCGTTCACACCACGTTGAAGGCCACACCGGCGGACTTGTTTGCAGCTGATCAGCGGGCGATGCGCCCCTTGCCACCGTATCCGCCGGTGTTCGGTGTCAGGCCCGCGGTGCGCCTGCCGCGAAACTACTACGTCACCGTTGACACCAACCAGTACAGCGTGGATCCGACATTCATTGACCGACTAGTCACTGTGCGCAGCACGCTTGATGAAATCGCCGTGACCGGGCCACACGGTGAACCCGCCGCGGTGCACCCGCGCCACTGGGGCCAGCACAAGGTCATCACCGACCCCGCCCACGCCCAAACTGCCCGCGCCATGCGCCGCGACCTAGCTACGGCGGGCGAGAGATTCCAGCCAGATACCGCTGTTGACATCGCTGACCTATCCATCTACGACCACATCGCCTAA
- the istB gene encoding IS21-like element helper ATPase IstB, translating to MTRTSAHDTAAAISHLARELKAPRIDNVYSTIANQARSQSWTFEEYLAAVLSVEATARAESGASLRVKRAGFPAVKTIADFDFTAQPSIDRTEIARLETGAWVATAENVVLLGPPGTGKTHLATALGITAAQQGYRVLFDTAAGWVNTLTEAHNTGKLETLLKRLNRYHLLIIDELGYIPVEADAANLFFQLVSRRYEHGSIIVTSNLAFSQWAQCFGDITVATAMVD from the coding sequence ATGACCCGCACCAGCGCCCACGACACCGCGGCGGCAATTAGTCACCTCGCACGGGAGTTGAAAGCCCCACGCATCGACAACGTCTACTCAACCATCGCCAATCAAGCACGTAGCCAATCCTGGACATTCGAGGAGTACCTCGCCGCCGTGCTATCTGTCGAAGCGACCGCCCGCGCGGAATCCGGAGCATCATTACGCGTCAAACGCGCCGGCTTTCCGGCCGTGAAAACCATCGCCGACTTCGACTTCACCGCACAACCCAGTATTGACCGCACTGAAATCGCACGCCTTGAAACCGGGGCCTGGGTCGCCACAGCTGAAAACGTCGTCCTGCTCGGCCCACCCGGAACCGGCAAAACCCACCTCGCCACCGCACTTGGCATCACAGCAGCGCAGCAAGGCTATCGCGTCCTCTTCGACACCGCCGCCGGGTGGGTAAACACCCTCACCGAAGCCCACAACACCGGCAAACTCGAAACGCTGCTGAAACGATTAAACCGCTACCACCTGCTCATCATCGACGAACTCGGCTACATTCCCGTCGAAGCTGACGCGGCGAACCTGTTTTTTCAACTCGTCTCCAGACGCTACGAACACGGCTCCATCATCGTGACCTCAAACCTAGCGTTTTCCCAATGGGCGCAATGCTTCGGCGACATCACAGTAGCCACCGCCATGGTCGACTGA
- a CDS encoding IS3 family transposase (programmed frameshift): MPRKFDQDAKDRVVRLVEDRIVAENLSMQDACQAVAPKLGVSWHTARQWTQAARRDGRVPDHLPEDLAAENARLRREVQELRDTNELLKAASAFFAFGTRPNTSEMIRFVDDYRDRFTVEFICATLKNNREGGFITSRGYRQSKARGLSARALRDAAVMEHVRQVHANNYGVYGVRKMWRALRREGIHIGREQTARLMRLAGLSGKGKGGAPRTTRKPKGPDVRPDLVNREFRAPSPNRLWVADITYVRTRKGFVYTAFVTDVYSRRIVGWALSDSMRTEALPLQALNQAIVCAKKTEGLVHHSDHGSQYVSIIYNERLTEHGIAASTGTVGDSYDNALAENVNGSYKNELIQTRRWADVVEVEIATFEWVNWWNESRLHQSLDYRTPAEVESEFWSKSSAQDIMEIKAHA, from the exons ATGCCGAGGAAATTTGACCAGGATGCGAAGGACCGCGTTGTCCGTCTCGTTGAAGACCGTATCGTGGCGGAAAATCTTTCGATGCAAGACGCATGTCAGGCTGTCGCACCCAAACTGGGTGTCTCGTGGCACACAGCCCGACAGTGGACGCAGGCTGCTCGCCGCGACGGACGAGTCCCTGATCATTTGCCTGAAGACTTGGCTGCTGAAAACGCCAGGCTACGGCGCGAAGTTCAGGAGCTACGTGACACCAACGAGCTGTTGAAAGCTGCCTCGGCTTTTTTCGCAT TCGGAACTCGGCCCAACACGTCGGAAATGATCCGGTTCGTCGACGACTATCGGGATCGTTTCACGGTCGAGTTCATCTGTGCGACGTTGAAGAATAATCGTGAAGGTGGCTTCATTACCTCGCGTGGTTACAGGCAGTCGAAAGCCCGGGGCTTAAGTGCCCGCGCACTTCGTGACGCAGCTGTCATGGAGCATGTTCGCCAGGTTCACGCAAACAATTACGGCGTTTACGGCGTGCGGAAAATGTGGCGTGCCCTTCGACGTGAAGGCATTCATATCGGCCGCGAGCAGACCGCCCGCCTGATGCGCCTGGCCGGTCTGTCCGGCAAAGGCAAAGGAGGTGCACCTCGCACGACCCGCAAGCCGAAGGGGCCGGATGTGCGACCTGATCTGGTCAATCGTGAATTCAGAGCGCCAAGCCCCAACCGACTGTGGGTGGCTGACATCACCTATGTGCGCACGCGGAAAGGCTTCGTCTACACCGCATTTGTCACTGATGTGTATTCCCGCAGGATTGTCGGGTGGGCGTTGTCAGACTCGATGCGTACCGAGGCGTTGCCTCTGCAGGCGCTGAACCAAGCGATTGTGTGTGCGAAGAAAACCGAAGGTCTAGTTCACCATTCGGACCACGGCTCGCAATACGTCAGCATCATCTACAACGAGCGTCTGACTGAGCACGGGATCGCTGCGTCTACTGGGACGGTCGGTGACTCCTACGACAATGCTCTGGCTGAAAACGTTAACGGTTCCTACAAGAATGAACTCATTCAAACTCGGAGGTGGGCGGACGTTGTCGAGGTGGAAATCGCGACGTTTGAATGGGTGAATTGGTGGAACGAATCACGGCTCCACCAGTCCCTAGACTACCGCACGCCGGCGGAGGTTGAATCAGAATTTTGGAGCAAAAGCTCAGCTCAGGACATAATGGAAATCAAGGCACATGCCTAG
- a CDS encoding IS3 family transposase (programmed frameshift) — protein MPRKTYTEQFKRDAVTLYESTPGATINAIASDLGVNRNSLRTWLDAFGTGTKTNANGEKVASPIAAANSERTPAQGLSDAERIRMLERENATLREEREILRKAAKYFAEGDELVNRFQFVDDYRDFYEVKRLCEVLKINRSSYYKWKSAAPARRRRLVADAALGARIKAVFTAENGCYGAKRITAAINSDPTSDDRLNHKRTARLMRQMELFGYTKKRRVKTTVSAKRAPTFPDLLARRFTAEKPNTVYVGDITYLPIADGSNMYLATVIDCYSRQLTGFAIAVHMRTELVEEALMMAYGIRGGLDGAIFHSDHGSVYTSDRYRRLCERLGVTQSMGAIGTSADNSLAESFNATLKREVLQDAPVFASQLVCRRDVFQWCSRYNTKRLHSRCGYRSPNAFESSETAILKTASD, from the exons ATGCCACGCAAGACCTACACCGAGCAGTTCAAGCGTGACGCAGTGACGTTGTACGAGTCGACCCCTGGAGCCACGATCAACGCGATCGCCTCCGATCTCGGGGTCAACCGCAACTCCCTGCGCACCTGGCTCGACGCCTTCGGCACCGGCACCAAAACCAACGCCAACGGTGAAAAAGTCGCCAGCCCGATCGCCGCAGCCAACAGCGAACGTACTCCTGCTCAAGGACTCTCCGATGCCGAACGCATCCGCATGCTGGAACGCGAAAACGCCACGCTACGGGAAGAACGAGAGATCCTGCGCAAGGCGGCCAAATATTTCGCGGAAG GAGACGAACTGGTGAACCGCTTTCAGTTCGTTGATGACTACCGAGACTTCTACGAGGTCAAGCGGTTATGTGAGGTCCTGAAGATCAACCGGTCCTCCTACTACAAGTGGAAATCTGCTGCTCCTGCCCGCCGGCGACGCCTCGTCGCTGACGCGGCGCTGGGAGCGAGGATCAAGGCCGTGTTCACAGCTGAGAACGGCTGTTACGGGGCGAAACGCATCACAGCGGCCATCAACTCGGATCCGACCAGCGATGATCGCCTCAATCACAAGCGCACCGCCAGGCTGATGCGCCAGATGGAATTGTTCGGCTACACCAAGAAACGCCGCGTAAAGACCACGGTGTCTGCGAAACGCGCTCCGACGTTTCCGGATCTGCTCGCACGCCGTTTCACCGCGGAGAAACCAAACACGGTCTACGTCGGCGATATCACCTACCTCCCGATTGCAGATGGGTCGAATATGTACCTGGCGACGGTCATCGACTGCTACTCGCGGCAGTTGACCGGTTTCGCGATCGCCGTCCACATGCGTACGGAGTTAGTTGAAGAGGCTTTGATGATGGCTTACGGGATCCGTGGCGGGCTTGACGGAGCGATTTTCCACTCCGATCATGGCAGTGTATACACCTCTGATCGGTACCGAAGACTATGTGAACGTCTCGGTGTTACCCAATCGATGGGAGCAATTGGTACCAGCGCGGATAATTCTCTGGCGGAGTCGTTCAACGCCACGTTGAAACGGGAAGTCCTTCAAGATGCACCTGTTTTCGCCAGTCAGCTGGTGTGTCGCCGGGACGTGTTCCAATGGTGCAGTCGCTACAACACCAAACGCCTGCACTCGAGGTGCGGCTATCGTTCGCCGAACGCCTTTGAATCTTCCGAAACAGCTATACTCAAAACCGCATCTGATTAA